One Callospermophilus lateralis isolate mCalLat2 chromosome 6, mCalLat2.hap1, whole genome shotgun sequence genomic region harbors:
- the LOC143402256 gene encoding LOW QUALITY PROTEIN: small ubiquitin-related modifier 2-like (The sequence of the model RefSeq protein was modified relative to this genomic sequence to represent the inferred CDS: substituted 3 bases at 3 genomic stop codons) produces the protein MADERPKEGVKTENNHHTNLKVAGQDGSVVQFKIKSLLMNXXKAYCEXQGLEMEDKDVIDMFQQHAGGAY, from the exons ATGGCTGATGAAAGGCCCAAGGAAGGAGTCAAGACTGAGAACAACCATCATACTAACTTGAAGGTGGCGGGGCAGGATGGTTCTGTGGTGCAGTTTAAGATTAAGAGCCTCTTAATGAACTAATGAAAAGCCTATTGTGAATGACAGGGT TTGGAAATGGAGGATAAAGATGTAATTGATATGTTCCAGCAGCATGCAGGAGGTGCCTACTAA